The proteins below come from a single Flavobacterium lindanitolerans genomic window:
- a CDS encoding DEAD/DEAH box helicase: protein MKLKKINEKLQIALVENGLVEANEMQQETFSTIKSGADCVIIAPEKSGKTTTLVINVIQRLEKAFEESPRALIVVESKEKMLEMKQLFEKLGNYTDLRVYGVHDKGDIDFDKNQISLGIDVLIGTPNRLSDMFSSAGFDVNRLKMFIIEDTDDLLRLRFDTKLARISESMGKTQRIYFSENITERVDSFADRTMVEPLFFEMDDWEEEEETE, encoded by the coding sequence ATGAAATTAAAAAAAATAAACGAAAAGCTTCAAATAGCTTTGGTTGAAAACGGACTTGTTGAGGCCAACGAAATGCAGCAGGAAACTTTTTCAACCATAAAGAGTGGTGCTGATTGCGTCATTATTGCACCGGAAAAATCAGGAAAAACGACGACATTGGTCATCAATGTAATCCAACGACTTGAAAAAGCATTTGAGGAATCTCCCAGAGCCCTGATTGTTGTTGAAAGCAAAGAGAAAATGCTGGAAATGAAACAGCTTTTCGAAAAATTAGGCAACTATACAGATCTTCGTGTGTATGGTGTTCATGACAAAGGCGATATTGATTTTGATAAAAACCAGATTTCTCTGGGAATCGATGTTTTGATTGGAACGCCAAACCGTTTGAGCGATATGTTTTCATCAGCAGGATTTGATGTCAACCGCTTGAAAATGTTCATTATTGAAGATACTGATGATTTGCTGAGGTTGCGTTTTGATACCAAACTGGCAAGGATTTCAGAGTCAATGGGCAAAACACAAAGAATTTATTTTTCAGAAAATATCACAGAAAGAGTGGATAGCTTTGCAGACCGGACAATGGTCGAGCCTCTGTTTTTTGAGATGGATGATTGGGAAGAGGAAGAAGAAACAGAATAA
- a CDS encoding YfbK domain-containing protein produces MGTVVDGQNLPLPGVNVVVKGTTRGTQTDYDGKYSIAVNPNEQLAFSFVGYKSTTVPVKDQSRLDIALSESSEMLSEVIVTAYTSTKRTKSSAAVKPIESGRKSKKEAALDPSGSFANGHIAQNNSTDNKLYRDGDKNGNPTIQSLQGAVAGLNIGTGSGQPGGDTSIVIRGNGSVNDNNEPLYIVDGMPVDEEGFRKLTQNNIEEITVLKDASATAIYGNRGINGVIVIKTKNGTNQKLSKRELRKKLRELKQKKNTEVYRTDEHTEDYNPFVENPFENPKSEPLSTFSIDVDNASYTNIRRFINNGQEVPKNAVRVEEMVNFFKYSYEQPKGEDPFSIQTEYSDAPWNPKHKLLKIGLQGKIIPTEKLPASNLVFLIDVSGSMDEENKLPLLKQSLKILVNELRKEDKVSIVVYAGAAGMVLPPTSGDDKKTIIDALEKLNAGGSTAGGEGIELAYKTAQENFIKNGNNRVILATDGDFNVGKSSNADMETLIEEKRKSGVFLTCLGYGMGNYKDSKMQTLANKGNGNHAYIDNIQEANRFLGKEFKGTLFAIAKDVKIQIEFNPKHVQSYRLIGYEKRKLKTEDFTNDAIDAGELGSGHTVTALYEIIPVGVNSEFAGKTPDLKYTNAQENNTSYNDELATIKFRYKKPDGEKSIELTNVVGNKSIPLNAASNDFKFSAAVAWFGLKLRDSNLIPNKSLNDIKKLAKEGLSNDEEGYKAEFIRLVDSVK; encoded by the coding sequence ATAGGAACCGTAGTTGACGGTCAAAATTTGCCTTTGCCTGGCGTTAATGTAGTTGTTAAAGGAACAACCCGCGGCACACAAACTGATTATGACGGAAAATATAGCATTGCGGTTAATCCTAACGAACAACTGGCTTTCTCTTTTGTGGGCTATAAATCAACAACTGTTCCCGTTAAAGATCAATCCAGATTGGATATTGCACTATCAGAAAGCTCCGAAATGCTTAGCGAAGTAATTGTAACCGCATATACTTCTACAAAAAGAACAAAATCATCAGCCGCAGTAAAACCAATTGAATCAGGACGTAAATCTAAAAAAGAAGCTGCATTGGATCCATCAGGTTCTTTTGCAAACGGACATATAGCTCAAAATAATTCAACGGATAACAAACTTTATAGAGATGGAGACAAAAACGGTAATCCTACTATCCAATCGTTACAAGGGGCAGTTGCCGGTTTGAACATAGGTACCGGAAGCGGACAACCCGGCGGAGACACCTCTATTGTTATTAGAGGTAATGGATCTGTTAATGACAATAATGAGCCATTGTATATTGTAGATGGCATGCCTGTGGATGAAGAAGGTTTCAGAAAGCTCACTCAAAACAATATTGAAGAAATCACTGTTTTAAAAGATGCTTCGGCAACAGCTATTTATGGCAATAGGGGTATTAATGGAGTAATCGTAATTAAGACTAAAAATGGTACTAATCAAAAACTTTCTAAAAGAGAATTAAGAAAAAAACTTCGGGAATTAAAACAAAAGAAAAATACCGAAGTTTATAGAACGGATGAACATACAGAAGACTATAATCCGTTTGTTGAAAATCCGTTTGAAAATCCTAAGAGCGAACCGCTTTCTACTTTTTCGATTGACGTGGATAATGCCTCTTATACCAATATACGCCGATTTATAAATAATGGTCAGGAAGTACCAAAAAATGCTGTACGAGTTGAAGAAATGGTCAACTTCTTTAAATACAGTTATGAACAGCCAAAAGGAGAAGATCCGTTTTCTATACAAACAGAATACAGCGATGCACCATGGAATCCGAAACACAAATTATTGAAAATAGGGTTGCAGGGAAAAATTATCCCTACTGAAAAGCTACCAGCTTCCAATTTAGTTTTTTTGATTGATGTTTCCGGCTCTATGGATGAAGAGAACAAGTTGCCATTGCTAAAACAGTCACTAAAGATTCTGGTTAATGAACTGAGAAAAGAGGATAAGGTTTCTATTGTAGTGTATGCCGGAGCTGCCGGAATGGTTTTACCTCCTACTTCCGGAGACGACAAAAAGACCATTATTGATGCTTTAGAGAAACTAAATGCTGGTGGCAGTACGGCTGGAGGTGAAGGAATTGAGTTGGCGTATAAAACAGCACAGGAAAATTTTATCAAAAACGGAAACAACAGGGTTATTCTGGCAACAGACGGTGATTTTAATGTTGGAAAATCATCCAATGCCGACATGGAAACGCTTATCGAAGAAAAAAGGAAATCGGGTGTTTTCCTTACCTGCCTGGGTTATGGCATGGGAAATTATAAAGACAGTAAAATGCAGACCCTGGCCAATAAAGGAAACGGGAACCATGCGTATATCGACAATATTCAGGAAGCCAACCGCTTTTTAGGAAAAGAATTCAAGGGTACGCTTTTCGCCATTGCCAAAGATGTAAAAATCCAAATTGAGTTTAATCCAAAACACGTTCAGTCTTATCGCCTGATTGGTTATGAAAAACGAAAATTAAAAACCGAAGATTTTACCAATGATGCTATTGATGCCGGCGAATTAGGAAGCGGCCACACCGTTACGGCTTTATATGAAATTATTCCTGTTGGAGTAAACAGTGAGTTTGCCGGTAAAACACCCGACTTAAAATACACTAACGCCCAGGAAAACAATACATCCTACAATGATGAGCTGGCAACCATAAAATTCCGGTACAAAAAACCTGATGGTGAAAAAAGTATTGAATTGACAAATGTTGTCGGGAATAAATCTATCCCATTGAATGCCGCTTCTAATGATTTTAAATTTTCTGCCGCAGTTGCATGGTTTGGATTAAAATTAAGAGATTCAAACCTGATTCCGAATAAATCTTTAAACGACATCAAAAAATTGGCAAAAGAAGGATTATCTAATGATGAGGAAGGCTATAAGGCCGAGTTTATCCGATTGGTGGATAGCGTAAAATAA
- a CDS encoding sigma-54-dependent transcriptional regulator, translating into MPKILIIEDEAAIRRVLVKILSEENDSYVVEEAEDGQQGLEKIKNDDYDLVLCDIKMPKMDGVEVLEAVKKIKPEIPMVMISGHGDLETAINTMRLGAFDYISKPPDLNRLLNTVRNALDKKKLVVENKILKKKVSKNYEMIGDSEAINHIKQIIEKVAQTDARVLITGPNGTGKELVAHQLHERSERSAAPLIEVNCAAIPSELIESELFGHVKGAFTSAVKDRAGKFEAADKGTIFLDEIGDMSLSAQAKVLRALQENMITRVGADKDIKVDVRVVAATNKDLKKEIEEGRFREDLYHRLAVILIKVPALNDRRDDIPLLIHHFTEKIAAEQGNAPKQFSDEAIALLKEYDWTGNIRELRNVVERLIILGGNEISETDVKLFASK; encoded by the coding sequence ATGCCCAAAATATTGATTATAGAAGACGAAGCAGCAATCAGGAGAGTACTCGTGAAGATTCTTTCTGAAGAAAATGATTCGTATGTTGTTGAGGAAGCCGAAGACGGCCAGCAAGGACTTGAAAAAATCAAGAATGATGATTATGACCTGGTGCTTTGCGATATCAAAATGCCTAAAATGGACGGTGTCGAAGTTCTCGAAGCCGTAAAGAAAATCAAGCCTGAAATTCCAATGGTGATGATTTCCGGACATGGTGATTTGGAAACGGCCATCAATACGATGCGTCTCGGGGCTTTTGATTATATTTCAAAACCGCCGGATTTGAACAGGCTTTTGAATACCGTTCGCAATGCGCTTGACAAAAAGAAGCTTGTTGTTGAAAACAAAATATTGAAGAAAAAAGTAAGCAAGAATTATGAGATGATTGGCGACAGCGAAGCCATCAACCATATCAAGCAGATTATTGAAAAAGTAGCCCAGACCGATGCAAGGGTTCTGATTACCGGGCCAAACGGAACCGGAAAAGAACTGGTAGCACACCAGCTTCATGAAAGAAGCGAACGTTCTGCAGCACCTTTAATTGAAGTAAACTGTGCTGCGATTCCTTCGGAATTAATTGAAAGCGAATTGTTTGGGCATGTTAAAGGAGCCTTTACTTCTGCCGTAAAAGACAGGGCAGGGAAATTTGAAGCAGCAGATAAAGGAACCATCTTCCTTGATGAAATAGGAGATATGAGCCTTTCTGCCCAGGCCAAAGTATTGCGTGCCTTACAGGAAAACATGATCACGAGGGTAGGTGCCGATAAAGATATTAAGGTAGATGTGAGAGTGGTTGCCGCTACCAATAAAGATTTGAAAAAAGAAATCGAGGAAGGCCGTTTTCGTGAAGATTTATACCACAGATTGGCCGTTATTCTGATTAAAGTACCCGCGTTAAATGACAGGCGCGATGACATACCTTTATTAATACACCATTTCACTGAAAAAATAGCAGCTGAACAGGGAAATGCACCTAAACAGTTTTCTGATGAAGCCATAGCACTTTTGAAAGAATATGATTGGACAGGAAACATCAGGGAATTAAGAAACGTTGTGGAACGCTTGATTATTCTTGGCGGAAACGAAATTTCCGAAACAGATGTAAAGCTTTTTGCCAGCAAATAA
- a CDS encoding ABC-F family ATP-binding cassette domain-containing protein encodes MITVNDISVQFGGTTLFSDVTFSINENDKIALMGKNGAGKSTLLKIIAGQNKPSGGNISAPKDAVIAYLPQHLLTKDETTVMEETSKAFSGIFKMKAEIDELNEQLTIRTDYESDDYMKLIERVSDLSEKYYAIEEINYEAEVEKILMGLGFVREDFTRLTSEFSGGWRMRIELAKILLQKPDLILLDEPTNHMDIESIQWLEDFLINSAKAVVVISHDRAFVDNITNRTIEVTMGRIYDYKAKYSQYLELRKDRRAHQLKAYEEQQKMIAENMEFIERFKGTYSKTLQVQSRVKMLEKLVPVEVDEVDNSALRLKFPPSVRSGQYPVVVKDLSKSYGDHVVFKDANIVIERGEKVAFVGKNGEGKSTMIKAIMKEIGIDSGAVEIGHNAQIGYFAQNQASLLDENATIFETIDSIAVGEIRTQIKNILGAFMFSGDDTTKKVKVLSGGEKTRLAMIKLLLEPVNLLILDEPSNHLDMKTKDIIKDALRDFDGTLILVSHDRDFLDGLATKVFEFGNKRVKEHFEDITGFLAHKKMESLREIEK; translated from the coding sequence ATGATTACAGTAAACGATATTTCAGTACAGTTTGGAGGCACTACGCTTTTCAGCGATGTTACTTTTTCCATAAATGAAAATGACAAAATAGCCCTTATGGGTAAAAATGGAGCCGGAAAATCAACGCTTCTAAAAATAATAGCGGGCCAAAACAAACCGTCCGGAGGAAATATCTCTGCACCAAAAGATGCTGTGATTGCCTATCTTCCGCAACATTTACTCACTAAAGATGAAACAACGGTTATGGAGGAAACTTCAAAAGCGTTTAGCGGAATCTTTAAGATGAAGGCTGAAATCGACGAACTGAACGAACAACTGACAATCCGTACCGATTACGAGTCTGATGATTATATGAAACTCATTGAAAGGGTTTCTGATTTGAGCGAGAAATATTATGCCATTGAAGAAATCAATTACGAAGCGGAAGTGGAGAAAATCCTGATGGGATTAGGCTTCGTAAGAGAAGATTTCACACGCCTGACTTCTGAATTTTCAGGAGGTTGGAGAATGCGTATCGAACTGGCTAAAATATTATTGCAAAAACCGGATTTGATATTGCTGGATGAGCCTACAAACCACATGGATATCGAATCTATCCAATGGTTGGAAGATTTTCTTATCAATTCTGCAAAAGCAGTAGTGGTCATTTCGCACGACAGGGCTTTTGTCGATAATATCACCAACCGTACGATTGAAGTAACAATGGGAAGGATTTATGACTATAAAGCCAAGTATTCCCAATATCTGGAATTGAGAAAAGACAGAAGAGCACATCAGCTGAAAGCTTATGAAGAACAGCAGAAGATGATTGCAGAAAATATGGAATTCATCGAGCGTTTTAAAGGAACCTATTCCAAAACATTACAGGTACAATCGCGTGTGAAAATGCTTGAAAAATTAGTGCCTGTTGAGGTTGATGAGGTTGATAATTCTGCTTTGCGATTGAAATTCCCCCCATCCGTACGTTCCGGACAATATCCTGTAGTCGTTAAGGATTTGTCGAAATCATATGGCGACCATGTGGTGTTTAAAGATGCCAATATCGTAATTGAAAGAGGAGAGAAGGTAGCCTTTGTGGGAAAAAATGGGGAAGGAAAATCAACCATGATTAAGGCAATCATGAAGGAAATTGGCATAGACAGCGGTGCGGTTGAAATAGGGCACAATGCGCAAATTGGCTATTTCGCCCAAAACCAGGCTTCTTTATTAGACGAAAACGCTACTATTTTTGAAACTATTGACAGCATAGCCGTTGGTGAAATCCGTACACAGATTAAAAATATTCTGGGCGCTTTTATGTTTAGCGGTGATGATACGACTAAAAAAGTAAAAGTGCTTTCGGGAGGTGAAAAAACACGTCTGGCGATGATTAAACTATTGCTGGAACCGGTAAACCTTTTGATTCTGGATGAGCCATCCAACCACCTCGATATGAAAACAAAAGATATTATCAAGGATGCGCTTCGCGATTTTGACGGAACCTTGATTCTGGTATCCCACGACCGTGATTTTCTTGACGGACTGGCCACAAAAGTATTTGAATTTGGAAACAAAAGAGTGAAGGAACATTTTGAGGATATTACCGGATTCCTGGCCCATAAAAAGATGGAGAGCCTTAGAGAAATTGAGAAATAA
- a CDS encoding AI-2E family transporter: MSKTTPFYTRLAHVLVSIIGLFYLAIIGETLLAPLIFAFLFSLLLLPFANFLEKRWKFPRSLSSATVLLALVLAITSIAYLLLNQLSDLTNDLPAFKEQLLATSTTLQDWISDTFNIDNHEQISYINSATTEALSKGTSILGQTLLSVSSVMLFLVFIFLYTFFILLHRRLLLTFLVSLFKEKHSAVVYDVVFNIQYIVKKYIVGLFLQMLIVSVLACTAFEIIGIKYAFLLGLITGIFNVIPYIGILTSLILTVLLTFSTMNSTSVLLVIFSVFLIHLIDSNYVMPKIVGSKVKINTLTALLGLVLGELIWGIKGMFLSIPIIAIFKVIFDRVDGLKPWGYVLGEDDSTPKIPVTETEQAIIEKMEEPE; encoded by the coding sequence ATGTCTAAAACTACACCTTTTTATACGCGGCTTGCCCATGTTCTGGTTTCTATCATCGGCTTGTTCTATCTCGCTATTATTGGAGAGACCCTACTGGCACCTCTTATTTTTGCTTTTTTATTTTCTTTATTACTACTACCTTTTGCTAACTTTTTAGAAAAACGCTGGAAGTTTCCCCGTTCGTTATCATCGGCTACCGTATTGCTTGCTTTGGTACTCGCCATCACATCCATAGCCTATCTGCTTTTGAATCAATTGAGCGACCTGACCAATGACCTTCCGGCCTTTAAAGAACAGCTTTTGGCCACATCTACTACTTTGCAGGATTGGATTTCAGACACTTTTAATATTGACAATCACGAACAAATCAGTTATATCAATTCTGCCACGACAGAGGCTTTAAGCAAAGGAACCTCTATATTGGGACAGACCTTATTGTCTGTTTCGTCGGTTATGCTTTTTTTGGTATTTATTTTTTTATATACCTTTTTTATATTGCTCCACCGCCGGTTATTACTCACTTTTTTGGTTTCGTTATTCAAGGAAAAACACTCTGCCGTTGTGTATGATGTTGTTTTCAACATACAATATATTGTCAAGAAATATATAGTCGGACTCTTTCTCCAAATGCTGATTGTTTCTGTATTGGCATGTACCGCTTTTGAAATTATCGGAATAAAATATGCTTTCTTATTAGGACTGATTACAGGAATTTTTAATGTCATTCCATATATTGGCATACTGACTTCGCTGATACTTACCGTCCTGCTGACATTTTCAACGATGAATTCTACGTCTGTACTGCTGGTTATTTTCAGTGTCTTTCTGATTCATTTGATTGACAGCAATTATGTCATGCCAAAGATTGTAGGTTCCAAAGTAAAGATAAACACACTTACTGCGTTACTCGGTTTGGTTTTGGGAGAATTAATCTGGGGGATTAAAGGAATGTTTTTATCCATCCCGATTATCGCTATTTTTAAGGTCATTTTTGACCGGGTCGACGGACTGAAACCTTGGGGCTATGTTTTGGGAGAAGATGACAGCACTCCGAAAATTCCCGTTACGGAAACTGAACAAGCCATCATTGAAAAAATGGAAGAACCCGAATAG
- a CDS encoding ABC transporter ATP-binding protein, which yields MSNILEVKNVVKQYGDYTALNNVSLQVPKGSIYGLLGPNGAGKTSLIRIINQITMPDSGTVFLDGEQLKPEHVQHIGYMPEERGLYKTMKVGEQALYLAQLKGLSKAEAKKQLDYWFDRLEIQGWWNKKIQELSKGMAQKIQFVVTVLHKPKLLIFDEPFSGFDPVNANLIKDEILELKKQGSTIIFSTHRMESVEELCDDIALIHRSNKLIEGKLHDVKKEYRTNSFQVGIMTSNVEGLMYQLTQKFTVGQTSFKTLNDDLKLEVQIGDSSPNELLNILTQMGQVTHFVEKIPSVNDIFIQTVSDK from the coding sequence ATGAGTAACATACTTGAAGTTAAAAATGTAGTCAAGCAATATGGCGATTATACTGCCTTAAACAATGTTTCGCTACAGGTTCCTAAAGGGAGCATATACGGACTTCTTGGTCCTAATGGCGCTGGAAAAACCTCGCTAATCCGAATTATCAATCAAATAACAATGCCGGATAGCGGCACTGTTTTTTTGGATGGGGAACAATTAAAGCCGGAACACGTTCAGCATATTGGATACATGCCGGAGGAAAGAGGTTTGTACAAAACTATGAAGGTTGGCGAACAGGCACTTTATCTTGCCCAGTTGAAAGGACTTTCAAAAGCGGAAGCCAAAAAGCAGCTGGATTATTGGTTTGACCGACTTGAAATTCAGGGTTGGTGGAATAAAAAAATTCAGGAACTCTCAAAAGGAATGGCTCAAAAAATCCAATTTGTAGTAACCGTTCTGCACAAACCCAAACTTTTGATTTTTGATGAACCTTTTAGCGGTTTCGATCCTGTGAATGCCAATCTGATAAAGGACGAAATCCTGGAACTGAAAAAACAGGGTTCTACAATTATCTTTTCTACTCACAGAATGGAAAGCGTGGAAGAGCTTTGTGATGATATTGCCTTGATTCACCGATCCAATAAACTGATTGAGGGAAAACTGCATGACGTCAAGAAAGAATACAGAACCAATAGTTTCCAGGTAGGGATTATGACTTCAAATGTAGAAGGATTGATGTATCAGCTCACTCAGAAATTTACTGTTGGACAGACCAGCTTCAAGACACTCAATGACGATTTAAAACTGGAAGTACAGATTGGAGATTCTTCACCTAATGAATTGTTGAATATCCTGACGCAGATGGGTCAGGTGACACATTTCGTGGAAAAAATACCAAGCGTTAACGATATTTTTATCCAAACAGTAAGCGATAAATAG
- a CDS encoding ABC transporter permease: protein MSVLSLIIKREFVAKVRNKSFIVMTFLSPLLMVGLVAFVAYLSTMKSDVKEIAIHDESNLFVKEFKNSDEYHYLDRSNVDLKVLKDSIMAEKYEAVLYIPKVDDNKELSKKIQYISNDSPSLSYIDDLESIIAQKLTKSNFEKANLDTLAIRNAEAQVDISLAKASGEETVKGLNEIKIFIGAAFGYLIMMFIIIYGNMVMRSVIEEKTNRIIEIIISSVKPFKLMLGKIIGTSLAGVLQFVIWALLGGILLFVVSVFLGINIGASSSMSPEMMATANEGISGNMQLYVNEFRNLPIVTLLVSFIVYFIGGYFLYSSIYAAIGAAVDNETDSQQFLLPIILPLMLGVYVGFFSVLNDPHGTVATVFSFIPLTSPIVMLMRIPFGVPWWQIVVSLVLLFGTFFLVVWFASKIYRIGILMYGKKPTWKELYKWLKY from the coding sequence ATGAGCGTATTATCACTAATCATAAAAAGAGAATTTGTTGCAAAGGTTCGTAACAAATCATTTATCGTCATGACTTTCCTGAGCCCTTTGCTTATGGTAGGGCTTGTGGCATTTGTAGCCTATCTGAGTACGATGAAGTCAGATGTCAAGGAAATCGCAATCCATGATGAATCCAATCTTTTTGTCAAGGAATTCAAGAATTCAGACGAATACCATTATCTTGACCGTTCCAATGTCGATTTAAAAGTATTGAAAGACAGTATTATGGCCGAAAAATATGAGGCTGTTTTGTATATTCCGAAAGTGGATGACAATAAAGAACTGTCCAAAAAAATACAGTATATTTCTAATGACAGTCCAAGTCTTTCCTATATAGACGATTTGGAAAGCATTATTGCCCAAAAACTCACAAAATCTAATTTTGAAAAGGCCAATCTCGATACATTGGCCATCAGAAATGCCGAAGCACAGGTGGACATTAGCCTTGCAAAAGCATCGGGTGAGGAAACGGTAAAAGGACTCAACGAAATCAAGATTTTTATAGGAGCCGCTTTTGGTTACCTTATTATGATGTTCATCATTATTTACGGAAATATGGTGATGAGAAGCGTTATCGAAGAAAAAACCAATCGTATTATTGAAATTATTATTTCATCTGTAAAGCCGTTCAAGCTAATGTTGGGTAAAATTATTGGAACTTCTTTGGCGGGCGTACTGCAATTTGTAATCTGGGCATTACTTGGAGGAATATTGTTGTTTGTCGTTTCGGTATTTCTAGGTATTAATATAGGGGCATCTTCATCAATGTCTCCTGAAATGATGGCGACGGCTAATGAGGGAATTTCTGGCAATATGCAGCTTTATGTCAATGAATTTAGAAATCTGCCAATAGTAACATTGCTGGTTTCGTTTATCGTTTATTTTATTGGAGGTTACTTTTTATACAGCTCCATTTATGCAGCAATTGGTGCTGCCGTTGACAATGAAACCGATTCGCAACAATTCCTTTTGCCAATCATCCTTCCATTAATGCTTGGTGTTTATGTAGGTTTCTTTAGCGTACTAAACGACCCTCATGGAACCGTAGCCACCGTATTCTCATTCATTCCGCTTACCTCGCCAATTGTCATGCTGATGCGAATTCCTTTTGGCGTGCCGTGGTGGCAAATAGTGGTTTCTCTGGTATTGCTGTTCGGAACGTTCTTTTTGGTGGTGTGGTTTGCTTCAAAAATTTATAGAATTGGTATTCTGATGTATGGCAAAAAACCTACCTGGAAAGAACTTTACAAATGGCTTAAATATTAA
- a CDS encoding RNA polymerase sigma factor — protein sequence MQRDAQRQVYELLAPKLYRTCKRYLKKEEEIEEALADAFYTIFTKIDQLKEVRAFEAWARKIAVNQCLLSLKKNINFNMYLDDVKIISQPITNHMTDLEEEDLLNLLNFIPEGCRTIFNLFAIEGYSHKEIAKTLDISEGTSKSQLNVAKTKLKELVNNLYYQKAK from the coding sequence ATGCAACGGGACGCACAGCGTCAGGTGTATGAGCTTTTGGCTCCTAAGCTGTACCGGACTTGCAAGCGGTACCTGAAAAAAGAGGAAGAAATAGAAGAAGCGTTGGCCGATGCTTTTTACACTATTTTCACGAAAATCGATCAATTGAAGGAAGTCCGGGCTTTTGAAGCCTGGGCCAGAAAAATTGCGGTCAATCAATGCTTACTGTCGCTTAAGAAAAACATCAACTTCAACATGTATCTTGACGACGTGAAAATCATTTCACAGCCGATTACAAATCACATGACCGATCTGGAGGAAGAAGATCTGCTTAACCTATTGAATTTTATTCCCGAAGGATGCCGAACCATTTTCAACCTTTTTGCCATTGAGGGCTATTCTCACAAAGAAATTGCCAAAACGCTTGATATTTCAGAAGGAACGTCTAAATCACAACTGAATGTCGCGAAGACCAAACTAAAAGAACTGGTCAATAACCTTTATTATCAAAAAGCAAAATAG
- a CDS encoding GNAT family N-acetyltransferase, translating into MRTSIETERLLLRELQPSDDVGIFELDSNPAVHTYLGKNPVTDIEQVREAIANIRQQYLENGIGRWAVILKETGEFIGWSGLKLNKNVNGHDTYYDLGYRFIEKHWGKGYACETAKAFVDFGFNEMKLEKINAYADFDNFASRKVLEKAGLHFVNFFDEDGISQAWYEIKNPNS; encoded by the coding sequence ATGAGGACTTCTATAGAAACCGAAAGATTGCTCCTGAGGGAGCTGCAGCCTTCAGACGATGTGGGTATCTTTGAACTGGATTCCAATCCGGCAGTTCATACCTATCTTGGAAAAAATCCGGTTACAGATATTGAGCAGGTTCGTGAAGCAATTGCAAATATCCGTCAGCAATATCTGGAAAATGGAATTGGGCGTTGGGCCGTAATCTTAAAAGAAACAGGTGAATTTATTGGCTGGTCCGGTTTGAAATTGAATAAGAATGTCAACGGACACGACACCTATTATGATTTAGGCTACCGTTTTATAGAAAAGCATTGGGGCAAAGGCTACGCCTGTGAAACGGCAAAAGCTTTTGTTGATTTTGGCTTTAATGAAATGAAGCTGGAAAAAATCAATGCCTACGCTGATTTTGATAATTTCGCTTCCCGAAAAGTACTCGAAAAAGCAGGATTACACTTTGTAAATTTCTTTGATGAGGACGGCATTTCGCAAGCCTGGTATGAAATAAAGAACCCGAATAGCTAA
- a CDS encoding DUF2007 domain-containing protein: MGLMKVFSGDEILAIALKTKLEEAGIETLMRNNNQSAIVLGTGGSIAVEIFIDESKYGKADPIITDFKMNL; this comes from the coding sequence ATGGGACTAATGAAAGTATTCTCAGGAGATGAGATTTTGGCAATAGCTTTAAAAACAAAACTGGAAGAAGCAGGTATTGAAACATTAATGCGAAATAACAACCAGTCTGCAATTGTTCTGGGAACAGGAGGCAGTATTGCTGTTGAGATTTTTATTGATGAATCAAAATATGGAAAAGCCGACCCGATAATTACGGATTTCAAAATGAACCTTTAA